From Hymenobacter sedentarius, a single genomic window includes:
- the aroC gene encoding chorismate synthase, which produces MSNSFGSLFRITTFGESHGAGIGVIIDGCPAGVPVEAAHIQAALDRRRPGQSDLTTPRKEADTVQIQSGLFEGFSTGTPISLFIPNADQRSDDYSHIAHAYRPSHADYTYDAKYGRRDHRGGGRSSARETAARVAAGAVAAQLLAHFGVEVLAYVSAVGEVEVPLEYQDLDLSLIDTNPVRCPHPATAARMEARIREAQAAHDTVGGVITGVARHVPAGLGEPVFDKLPAVLGHALLSINAVKGFEFGSGFAGTRLPGSVHNDEFYTDETGAVRTRTNHSGGSQGGISNGQDINFRVAFKPVATLLQPQQTINDQGEAITLVGRGRHDPCVLPRAVPIVEAMTQLVLADLLLRARANRL; this is translated from the coding sequence ATGTCCAATTCCTTCGGCTCCCTCTTTCGCATTACCACCTTTGGCGAGTCGCACGGGGCGGGCATCGGCGTCATCATTGACGGCTGCCCGGCGGGGGTGCCCGTCGAAGCCGCCCACATTCAGGCGGCGCTGGACCGGCGCCGGCCTGGCCAGTCCGACCTCACTACCCCGCGCAAGGAAGCCGATACCGTGCAAATTCAGTCGGGTTTGTTCGAGGGCTTCAGCACGGGCACGCCCATCAGCCTGTTCATTCCCAACGCCGACCAGCGCTCCGACGATTACTCCCACATTGCCCACGCCTACCGCCCCAGCCACGCCGACTACACCTACGACGCCAAGTATGGCCGGCGCGACCACCGCGGCGGCGGCCGCAGCTCGGCCCGCGAAACGGCGGCGCGCGTAGCCGCTGGGGCCGTGGCCGCGCAGTTGCTTGCGCATTTCGGGGTTGAGGTGCTGGCCTACGTCTCGGCCGTGGGCGAAGTGGAAGTGCCACTCGAGTACCAGGACCTGGATTTGAGCCTTATCGATACCAACCCCGTGCGCTGCCCGCACCCCGCCACCGCTGCCCGCATGGAAGCGCGCATCCGCGAGGCCCAGGCCGCGCACGATACCGTGGGCGGCGTCATCACTGGGGTAGCGCGCCACGTGCCCGCCGGCCTGGGGGAGCCCGTGTTCGACAAGCTGCCCGCCGTGTTGGGCCACGCCCTGCTCAGCATCAATGCGGTGAAAGGCTTCGAGTTTGGCTCCGGCTTCGCGGGCACCCGCCTGCCGGGCTCGGTGCACAACGACGAATTCTATACCGACGAAACCGGCGCCGTGCGCACCCGCACCAACCACAGCGGCGGCAGCCAGGGCGGCATCAGCAACGGCCAGGACATCAATTTCCGCGTGGCCTTTAAGCCCGTGGCCACACTGCTGCAGCCCCAGCAGACCATCAACGACCAGGGCGAGGCCATTACGCTGGTAGGCCGTGGCCGCCACGACCCCTGCGTGCTGCCGCGCGCCGTACCCATTGTAGAAGCCATGACCCAGCTGGTGCTGGCCGATTTGCTGTTGCGCGCCCGCGCCAACCGGCTGTAG
- a CDS encoding NifU family protein codes for MSAVSIYAEASPNPESMKFVLNSNLLADGVSVDYPTLEAAANSPLAQELFGFDYVGRVFIAQNFVTVTKNQPELAWTQLIPELRQFLKSYVEAGGPIFLVDPAAEQKAAQAATAGDPTQQEGQIAQKVIDLLDNYVRPAVEQDGGNITFKSYHEGIVTVNLQGSCSGCPSATVTLKSGIENLLKRMVPEVQSVVAEGITV; via the coding sequence ATGTCCGCTGTTTCTATTTATGCCGAAGCTTCTCCCAACCCGGAGAGCATGAAATTTGTCCTCAATTCGAACTTACTGGCCGATGGCGTGAGCGTGGATTATCCCACCCTCGAAGCTGCTGCCAACTCGCCGTTGGCGCAGGAGCTGTTCGGCTTCGATTACGTGGGCCGCGTGTTCATCGCCCAGAACTTTGTTACCGTCACCAAAAACCAGCCTGAGCTGGCCTGGACCCAGCTCATCCCCGAGCTGCGCCAGTTCCTGAAGAGCTACGTAGAGGCCGGTGGCCCCATTTTCCTGGTTGACCCCGCCGCTGAGCAAAAAGCTGCCCAAGCCGCCACCGCCGGCGACCCCACCCAGCAGGAAGGTCAGATTGCCCAAAAAGTAATCGACCTGCTCGACAACTACGTGCGTCCCGCCGTGGAGCAGGATGGTGGCAACATCACCTTCAAAAGCTACCACGAAGGCATTGTGACCGTGAACCTGCAGGGGTCGTGCTCGGGCTGCCCGTCGGCCACCGTCACGCTTAAGTCCGGTATCGAAAACCTGCTCAAGCGCATGGTGCCCGAAGTGCAAAGCGTAGTTGCCGAAGGCATTACGGTATAA
- a CDS encoding DUF5777 family beta-barrel protein: MAHSARSTLYFTGLLLASLLAWASPAQAQNDLLHDLEKQTADSTKSEVVAATFKGTHIINAQSVETTGPGMLAFLIQHRFGTLNSGAYNFFGLDQAVLRLSFEYGITSRLAAGIGRSSQDKTFDGFLKYRALRQTTGPHAVPVSVTLLASSAITTLRFNDPTVERTPASRLEYVYQALIARKVSPDLSVQLMPTLVHRNFVATSAMQNDVYAIGAGLRQKLTKRIAFTADYFYLLPGNTANTFRNALGVGVDIETGGHVFQLHVTNSKGMTEKFFVPQTDGNFFKGDIYFGFTIVRNFTIKSQL; encoded by the coding sequence ATGGCCCATTCCGCCCGCTCCACACTTTACTTCACTGGCCTGCTCCTGGCTTCCCTGCTCGCTTGGGCGAGCCCGGCCCAGGCGCAAAATGACCTGCTGCACGACCTTGAAAAGCAGACCGCTGATTCGACCAAAAGCGAGGTGGTGGCGGCCACGTTCAAGGGCACGCACATCATCAACGCCCAATCGGTGGAGACTACGGGCCCAGGCATGCTGGCCTTCCTCATTCAGCACCGCTTTGGCACGCTCAACAGCGGCGCCTACAATTTCTTTGGCCTTGATCAGGCCGTGCTGCGCCTGAGTTTTGAGTACGGCATCACCAGCCGCCTGGCCGCCGGCATTGGCCGCAGCTCGCAAGACAAAACCTTCGACGGCTTCCTCAAGTACCGGGCCCTGCGCCAAACCACGGGCCCGCACGCCGTGCCGGTTTCGGTCACGCTGCTGGCTTCGTCGGCCATCACCACCCTGCGCTTCAACGACCCCACCGTGGAGCGCACGCCGGCTTCACGCCTCGAATACGTGTACCAGGCCCTGATTGCGCGCAAGGTCAGCCCCGACCTCTCGGTGCAACTCATGCCCACGCTGGTTCACCGCAACTTTGTGGCCACCTCGGCCATGCAAAACGACGTGTACGCCATCGGGGCGGGCCTGCGCCAGAAGCTCACCAAGCGCATTGCCTTCACCGCCGACTACTTCTATCTGCTCCCGGGCAATACGGCCAATACGTTTCGTAACGCCCTCGGCGTCGGGGTCGACATCGAAACCGGCGGCCACGTCTTCCAGCTGCACGTCACCAATTCCAAGGGCATGACGGAGAAGTTCTTCGTGCCCCAAACGGATGGCAATTTCTTCAAGGGCGACATTTATTTCGGCTTCACCATTGTCCGGAATTTTACGATTAAGTCGCAGCTGTAA
- a CDS encoding YceI family protein, which translates to MKRSLLLLFLLLTALDHVQAQNKYMTKNGRVSFFSSSPLEDIEAKNQQVAAVLDFNTSQLAFAVPIKGFVFKRSLMQEHFNENYMESDKYPKATFSGRFLGFDAAALATAGPHNVQVEGDLTVHGVTHHIQVPASVELRGSQLIAFSMFPVAPADYNIQIPALVRDHIAKVVSVRVDLTCDPAPGAVGAAR; encoded by the coding sequence ATGAAACGCTCCTTGCTTTTGCTCTTTTTGCTGCTCACGGCCCTGGACCATGTCCAGGCGCAGAACAAGTACATGACCAAGAACGGGCGGGTATCCTTTTTTTCGTCCAGCCCGCTTGAGGATATTGAGGCCAAAAACCAGCAGGTGGCGGCGGTGCTGGACTTTAATACCAGCCAGCTGGCTTTTGCGGTCCCTATCAAGGGGTTTGTGTTCAAGCGCAGCCTGATGCAGGAGCACTTCAACGAGAACTACATGGAGTCAGACAAGTACCCCAAAGCCACCTTTTCGGGCCGCTTTCTGGGCTTTGATGCGGCCGCGCTAGCCACGGCCGGGCCGCACAACGTGCAGGTAGAGGGCGACTTGACCGTGCACGGGGTCACGCATCACATTCAGGTACCCGCCAGCGTGGAGCTGAGAGGCAGCCAACTAATAGCCTTTTCCATGTTCCCGGTGGCCCCCGCCGATTATAACATCCAAATACCGGCCCTCGTGCGCGACCACATTGCCAAGGTCGTGAGCGTGCGCGTGGACCTGACCTGCGACCCCGCCCCCGGCGCAGTGGGCGCCGCCCGTTGA
- a CDS encoding c-type cytochrome encodes MSRQLVAGAALLLSVAASCTYSHGDPDATPVPCDASPQSVTYAGVISPIFDAHCRECHGSNVASVLGGGNDFGSYQTIKRYPAASILNSIQHTPGYDEMPKGRAKIPECDILRIKAWIDAGQLNN; translated from the coding sequence TTGTCCCGCCAGCTTGTGGCGGGTGCCGCCCTGCTGCTGAGCGTGGCGGCCAGCTGCACCTACTCACACGGCGACCCGGACGCCACGCCCGTCCCCTGCGACGCTTCGCCGCAGTCCGTGACCTACGCAGGAGTCATTTCGCCCATTTTCGACGCCCACTGCCGGGAGTGCCACGGCAGCAACGTGGCGTCCGTGCTCGGCGGCGGCAACGACTTCGGGAGCTACCAAACCATCAAACGCTACCCGGCCGCCAGCATCCTGAACTCCATTCAGCACACGCCCGGCTACGATGAGATGCCCAAGGGCCGGGCCAAAATCCCGGAATGCGACATCCTGCGCATCAAGGCGTGGATAGACGCGGGCCAACTCAACAATTAA